The following are from one region of the Paenibacillus sabinae T27 genome:
- a CDS encoding YheC/YheD family protein produces the protein MGQRLVGILLNAAAHRGIPRGRTGWESLACYEEAAAAYGLTPCYMKLSDINPVYGYCAAYIKGPRGYKKMLLPIPQVIHNRAIYAVGSTGTEQLTAYGVKVFNRQSRYGKDEIHRLLELDSGLRRHLPDTEAGTEGLEQMMKRHSDLILKPRRGSVGKGIMRLKRDDNEDWILNYLHNHRMMKANISPSRLPFALVNLMDTGTYLVQERIPLAEAAGRPFDLRVTVQRGWGGEWAVTGLFAKLASPGSFVSNIARGGEAVEAALALEQAFPSRAAAHYRMSAAALALAVARSLESSLPGLADLGLDIAVTQDGELFFIECNGRDQRYGFYKAGLPEIWKESYRRPMGYARYLLDGGAMQ, from the coding sequence ATGGGGCAACGACTCGTCGGTATACTGCTTAATGCCGCTGCACACCGGGGGATTCCCCGGGGCAGGACGGGATGGGAGTCCCTTGCCTGCTATGAAGAAGCCGCAGCCGCCTACGGCCTGACCCCCTGTTATATGAAGCTATCGGACATCAATCCCGTTTACGGATATTGCGCCGCTTATATCAAGGGCCCCCGCGGTTATAAAAAAATGCTCCTGCCGATTCCCCAAGTCATCCATAACCGTGCCATTTACGCTGTTGGAAGCACCGGAACCGAACAGCTGACCGCCTACGGGGTGAAGGTGTTCAACCGGCAGAGCAGGTACGGCAAAGATGAGATTCACCGGCTGCTTGAGCTCGATTCGGGGCTTCGCCGCCATCTTCCCGATACAGAGGCGGGCACCGAGGGGCTGGAACAGATGATGAAGCGTCACTCGGATCTTATTCTGAAGCCCCGCCGGGGAAGCGTCGGAAAAGGGATTATGCGCTTGAAACGCGATGACAATGAAGACTGGATCTTGAATTATCTGCATAACCACCGGATGATGAAGGCGAATATCTCTCCCTCCCGGCTCCCCTTTGCTCTTGTGAACCTGATGGACACCGGAACTTATCTGGTTCAGGAACGGATTCCGCTTGCGGAGGCGGCTGGAAGACCCTTTGACCTCCGGGTCACGGTCCAGCGCGGCTGGGGCGGTGAATGGGCCGTCACCGGACTGTTCGCCAAGCTGGCGTCTCCCGGCAGCTTCGTCTCCAATATCGCCCGCGGCGGAGAAGCGGTGGAGGCCGCTTTGGCGCTGGAGCAGGCCTTTCCTAGCCGTGCTGCCGCCCACTACCGCATGTCGGCCGCGGCACTCGCCCTTGCGGTAGCGCGCAGCTTGGAGAGCAGCCTGCCGGGGCTGGCCGATCTCGGGCTCGACATCGCGGTTACACAGGACGGCGAGCTATTTTTCATCGAATGCAACGGACGGGACCAGCGGTACGGATTCTACAAGGCGGGGCTGCCGGAGATCTGGAAGGAGAGCTACCGGCGTCCCATGGGATATGCCCGCTACTTGCTGGACGGCGGAGCGATGCAATAA
- a CDS encoding WIAG-tail domain, with the protein MSRSRKKLPVKSKKRLYFVDNPNIKEISILDDGEEQSWKVDTVSVEKAIAPAVKTEAEEEKEALALHSSAAAEPVEILNEQAETVSETIPETAPEIKPETVPEIKLEEAPEIKPEIEPFAVKLEKEKRQVYTDDLSDGAVTGPKIAPRSIDGSKLKPGIIGAPWLQDYAVQSIHIADKAITSVKIAPESVSGVHLAEGSVSGGKLLDHSIGGEKLKEGSIGPEKLADRLIDASKIAERSIESRHLSECIITTELLEEGAVTGDKIQSGSIGIRHLASGLIDRSKLADGSVGGDIIEDGSINGAKIEDGAIGAHHLGEGIVGAKHLAPGAIGPEQLTGRVIGSEQLQLGSIVSSHLAEGAVGERELGAESVQGSHLAPDSVSEGHIASGAVTGRHLADRSITYTKLAEGAIGTAQLVEQAVTSSKIADQSIIGHKLADESVGTRHIAKSAVRSSQLAPQAVGSAHIQPEAVGEEQLRAGTVGAPHLKDDSVHSRHLAAGAVTGGELAGEAVGTGHLRAQSVTAAKLADGSVVASKLAPGAIGDYAIAPGAVSGEHIALCAVEEKHFADSSVSARVLQDAAVDGEHLAAGAVDSRHLRKNSVAPVAIQPGSVSGEKLAEGAVKDIHIAAEAVQPHHLADHAVTSLKLSPESVTSDKLSDLAVTSAKLADGSVTFAKLAEAAVEAEHLAKDAVGKEAIAPGSIYSEHLSPSIIGGEHIRSLSVGVSHLLPGSISFVQLQDGSVTASKIDAGAVHSDHLAAESVAGEHLADSSVEGRHIAAGEITLEHLAAEVRSQELLPDGSIGGSKLAPKSIGSDRLATGAVGGAELQDEAVDGSKIASLSIQSRHLEEESVQSHHLAAEAIQPHHLAEHAVTSLKLSPESVTSDKLSDLAVTSAKLADGSVTSAKLAASAIQPKHLAAGSVGKDAIAAGTLRSEHLSPDVISGEHIRSQSVGVSHLQPDSVSWVQLQDGSVTAGKLGAGAVHSEHLAPGSITDEQLAEGAVQGRHIEEGEITLRHLAEEVRSPELLPDGSINGSKIAPGSIGSGLLAAGAVGGAELQDEAVDGSKIAPFSVQSRHLEEESVQSYHLAPSSVGSQHLEPSAVQPGHLAAGAVESRHITAGGVTLEHLSAEVRSSELLPDNSITGSKLATRSISGDRLEGGAVGRAELHDEAVDGSKIASHSIQSRHLEEESVQSTHLAAEAVQPHHLADHSVTSLKLAPGGVTSDKLGDLAVTSAKLRDGSVTSAKLADAAVQSKHLAAGAVGSAAIAAGALQPEHLSHDMIGSEHIRSQSVGSGHLLPDSVASVQLQDGSVTADKLGEGAVGSGHLAEESVTGEHLRDGSVDSRHIAEGAITLEHLAVEVRSSDLLPDGSITGSKLAPKSIGSGLLAEGAVGGAELHDEAVDGSKIAPFSIHSRHLEEESVQSYHLAPSSVGSEHLEASSIQSEHLADGSVESRHIAAGGITLEHLAAEVRSSDLLLEGSITGSKLAPNSIGSGLLAEGAIGGAELQDEAVDGSKIAPFSIHSRHLEEASVQSHHLAADTVQPHHLADHAVTSLKLSPESVTSDKLGDLAVTTSKLADGSVDSAKLSVSAVESEHLAPGSVGKEAIAPGALQPEHLSPGIVGGEHIRSQSVGSGHLQPDSVSSAQLQDGSVTAGKLGAGTVRSTHLAAEAVKGEHLAEGSVEGRHIAAGGITLQHLSAEVRSSELLPDGSINASKLAPKSIGSDQLAEDAVGGEQLQEEAVDGSKIAPFSIQSHHLEEGIVQSYHLVAEAVQIHHLADQSVTSQKLSSESVTSDKLGGSAVTAEKLADGSVHSAKLADAAVQSKHLAEGSVEGRHIAAGGVTLQHLSAEVRSSELLLDGSIAASKLAPKSIGSDQLAEDAVGGEQLQEEAVDGSKIAPFSIQSHHLEEGSVQSYHLAAEAVQLHHLADQSVTSQKLSSESVTSDKLGGSAVTAEKLADGSVHSAKLASSAVQSEHLADGSVEGRHIAAGGVTLQHLSAEVRSSELLLDGSIDASKLAPKSIGSDQLAEGAVGGEQLQEEAVDGSKIAPFSIQSHHLEEGSVQSYHLAAEAVQLRHLADQSVTSQKLSPESVTSDKLGSSAVTAEKLADGSVHSAKLADAAVQSEHLADGAVEGRHIAAGGITLQHLSAEVRSSELLLDGSINASKLAPKSIGSDQLAAGAVGGEQLQEEAVDGSKIAPLSIQSHHLEEGSVQNCHLAAEAVQIHHLADQSVTSKKLSPGSVTSDKLGGSAVTAEKLADGSVHSAKLADAAVQSKHLADGSVEGHHITAGGITLQHLSAEVRSSELLLDGSIAASKLAPKSIGSDQLAEGAVGGEQLQDEAVDGSKIAPFSIQTRHLAEESVQSYNLVPCSVYGEHLAALAVQSEHLSDDSVKGRHIAAGEITLQHLSEEVRSPELLPGGSIDGSKLAPKSIGSDQLAEGAVGGSQLLDEAVDGSKIAPFSIQSSHLAEESVQSQHLAPSSVGGEQLMREAVSPEHLTFNPVRSAGNRSTLQQFGMSAFLFAAGSDTVDVTVTFDEPFGHTGYVIVAMTNQPFFYVSLKSRGSADAVLQVVRLRETQQFYGVISWIAIGAPAAKPAPEDRLYD; encoded by the coding sequence GTGAGCAGATCCAGAAAGAAGCTGCCGGTTAAGTCGAAGAAACGGCTTTATTTTGTGGATAACCCGAATATCAAGGAAATAAGTATATTGGATGACGGGGAAGAGCAGTCGTGGAAGGTCGATACGGTAAGTGTTGAAAAAGCAATAGCTCCGGCTGTCAAGACGGAAGCGGAAGAGGAGAAAGAGGCGCTGGCACTGCACTCCTCGGCCGCCGCCGAGCCTGTGGAAATCCTTAACGAGCAGGCGGAGACGGTCTCCGAGACCATTCCGGAGACAGCTCCCGAGATCAAACCGGAGACAGTTCCCGAGATCAAACTGGAGGAGGCTCCCGAGATCAAGCCGGAGATCGAGCCTTTTGCCGTGAAGCTGGAGAAAGAGAAGCGGCAGGTGTATACCGATGATCTGTCGGACGGAGCGGTAACGGGACCGAAAATCGCTCCGCGAAGCATCGATGGTTCGAAGCTGAAGCCCGGCATCATCGGCGCTCCGTGGCTGCAGGACTATGCGGTCCAGTCCATTCATATCGCGGACAAGGCGATTACTTCGGTCAAGATCGCGCCGGAATCCGTGTCTGGCGTTCATCTGGCCGAGGGCAGCGTGTCCGGCGGCAAGCTGCTCGACCACTCCATCGGCGGCGAGAAGCTGAAGGAGGGCAGCATCGGCCCCGAGAAGCTGGCCGATCGGCTGATCGATGCCAGCAAGATCGCCGAGCGGTCGATTGAAAGCCGCCATTTAAGCGAGTGCATCATCACCACCGAGCTTCTGGAGGAAGGCGCCGTCACCGGAGACAAAATCCAGAGCGGTTCGATTGGCATCCGGCATCTGGCGAGCGGCCTGATTGACCGTTCCAAGCTGGCCGACGGCTCCGTCGGCGGAGATATCATCGAAGATGGATCGATCAACGGCGCGAAGATCGAGGATGGAGCCATTGGGGCCCACCATTTGGGAGAAGGCATTGTCGGAGCGAAGCATCTTGCGCCGGGAGCCATCGGCCCGGAGCAGCTCACCGGCCGGGTGATCGGAAGCGAACAGCTGCAGCTCGGCAGCATCGTCAGCAGCCATCTGGCCGAAGGCGCAGTCGGCGAGAGAGAGCTTGGCGCAGAGTCAGTACAGGGTTCGCATCTTGCGCCGGACAGCGTCTCCGAAGGACACATCGCCAGTGGAGCCGTAACGGGCCGCCATCTGGCAGACCGGAGCATAACGTACACCAAGCTGGCTGAAGGCGCGATCGGTACGGCGCAGCTTGTGGAGCAGGCGGTCACTTCATCCAAGATTGCCGATCAGAGTATAATCGGGCACAAGCTTGCCGATGAGTCCGTGGGAACCCGGCATATCGCCAAATCGGCCGTGCGCAGTTCGCAGCTTGCGCCTCAGGCCGTAGGCTCCGCCCATATTCAGCCTGAAGCGGTGGGAGAAGAACAGCTTCGGGCCGGTACGGTAGGGGCGCCGCATCTCAAGGACGATTCGGTGCATTCCCGGCATCTGGCGGCCGGAGCCGTTACAGGCGGAGAGCTCGCCGGGGAAGCGGTGGGCACGGGACACCTGCGCGCCCAGAGCGTTACCGCCGCCAAGCTTGCGGACGGCAGCGTGGTTGCAAGCAAGCTGGCGCCTGGCGCGATTGGAGACTACGCTATTGCGCCAGGAGCGGTTAGCGGTGAGCATATTGCGTTGTGCGCGGTGGAAGAGAAGCATTTTGCCGATTCCAGCGTCAGCGCCCGCGTGCTCCAGGACGCTGCCGTGGATGGCGAGCATTTGGCTGCTGGAGCGGTAGACAGCCGGCATTTGCGGAAGAACAGCGTAGCACCGGTTGCCATTCAGCCGGGATCGGTGTCGGGGGAGAAGCTGGCGGAAGGCGCGGTAAAAGATATCCACATTGCCGCTGAAGCGGTCCAGCCCCATCATCTGGCGGATCATGCAGTCACTTCACTCAAGCTGTCGCCTGAAAGCGTGACGAGCGACAAGCTCAGCGACCTTGCGGTAACCTCCGCCAAGCTCGCGGACGGCAGCGTCACTTTCGCCAAGCTAGCCGAAGCCGCCGTTGAAGCCGAGCATCTGGCGAAAGACGCGGTAGGGAAGGAAGCGATCGCCCCTGGCTCGATTTACTCGGAGCATTTGTCCCCCAGCATTATCGGCGGCGAACATATCCGCTCCTTGTCTGTCGGAGTTAGCCATCTTCTGCCGGGCTCGATATCGTTCGTCCAGCTTCAGGACGGCAGCGTCACGGCCAGCAAGATTGATGCAGGAGCTGTGCACTCCGACCATTTGGCTGCGGAATCCGTCGCCGGAGAGCATCTGGCGGACAGCTCTGTGGAAGGCCGCCATATTGCGGCGGGCGAAATTACACTTGAGCATCTGGCTGCGGAAGTGCGCTCGCAGGAGCTGCTGCCCGACGGATCGATTGGCGGCAGTAAGCTGGCGCCAAAGAGCATCGGCAGCGACAGACTGGCGACAGGGGCAGTAGGCGGAGCGGAGCTTCAGGACGAAGCGGTGGACGGCTCGAAGATCGCCTCCCTCTCCATCCAGTCCCGCCACCTGGAGGAAGAGAGCGTGCAAAGCCATCATCTTGCCGCGGAAGCCATCCAGCCTCATCATCTGGCGGAACATGCGGTCACCTCGCTCAAGCTGTCGCCCGAAAGCGTGACGAGCGACAAGCTCAGCGACCTCGCGGTAACTTCCGCCAAGCTCGCGGACGGCAGCGTCACTTCCGCCAAGCTGGCCGCATCCGCCATACAGCCGAAGCATCTGGCGGCAGGCTCGGTAGGGAAAGATGCAATCGCGGCAGGCACGCTTCGCTCGGAGCATTTGTCCCCCGACGTGATCAGCGGCGAGCATATCCGTTCTCAGTCTGTCGGAGTAAGCCATCTCCAGCCGGATTCGGTCTCCTGGGTCCAGCTTCAGGACGGCAGCGTCACCGCTGGCAAGCTTGGGGCAGGAGCCGTCCACTCGGAGCATTTGGCCCCGGGGTCCATCACAGACGAACAGCTGGCCGAAGGCGCAGTACAAGGCCGCCATATTGAAGAGGGCGAAATCACGCTCCGGCATTTGGCTGAGGAGGTACGATCCCCGGAGCTGCTGCCCGACGGCTCGATTAACGGAAGCAAGATTGCGCCTGGCAGCATCGGCAGCGGCCTGCTGGCGGCAGGCGCGGTAGGCGGAGCAGAGCTTCAGGACGAAGCGGTGGACGGCTCGAAGATTGCTCCGTTCTCGGTCCAGTCCCGTCATCTGGAGGAAGAGAGCGTACAAAGCTATCACCTGGCCCCATCTTCTGTCGGCAGCCAGCATCTGGAGCCATCGGCCGTTCAGCCGGGGCATCTGGCGGCAGGCGCGGTCGAAAGCCGCCATATTACGGCGGGCGGGGTGACGCTGGAACATTTGTCGGCCGAGGTTCGCTCCTCGGAGTTATTACCTGACAACTCCATCACCGGAAGCAAGCTTGCGACGAGAAGCATCAGCGGTGACAGGCTGGAGGGAGGAGCGGTAGGCAGAGCGGAGCTTCATGACGAAGCGGTGGACGGCTCGAAGATCGCCTCTCATTCCATCCAGTCCCGTCATCTGGAGGAGGAGAGCGTACAGAGCACCCATCTGGCAGCCGAAGCGGTTCAGCCCCATCATCTGGCTGATCATTCGGTCACCTCGCTCAAGCTGGCACCGGGGGGCGTGACAAGCGACAAGCTCGGAGACCTCGCGGTAACTTCCGCCAAGCTTCGGGACGGCAGCGTCACTTCCGCCAAGCTGGCCGATGCTGCTGTTCAATCGAAGCATCTGGCGGCGGGCGCGGTAGGATCGGCAGCGATCGCGGCGGGAGCGCTCCAGCCGGAGCATCTGTCCCACGATATGATCGGCAGCGAGCATATCCGCTCCCAGTCCGTCGGCTCCGGACATCTTCTGCCGGACTCCGTCGCTTCCGTCCAGCTTCAGGACGGCAGCGTTACCGCCGACAAGCTCGGGGAAGGAGCCGTCGGTTCCGGGCATTTAGCCGAGGAATCCGTTACCGGAGAGCATCTGAGGGACGGCTCGGTGGATAGCCGCCATATTGCGGAGGGCGCAATTACACTGGAGCATCTGGCAGTGGAGGTCCGCTCTTCGGACCTGCTGCCCGACGGCTCGATTACCGGCAGCAAGCTGGCGCCGAAGAGCATCGGCAGTGGCTTGCTGGCGGAAGGCGCCGTAGGGGGAGCCGAGCTTCATGACGAAGCGGTGGACGGCTCGAAGATTGCCCCATTCTCCATCCACTCCCGTCATCTGGAGGAAGAGAGCGTACAGAGCTACCATCTGGCTCCCTCTTCGGTCGGAAGCGAGCATTTGGAGGCATCGTCGATCCAATCGGAACATTTGGCGGACGGCTCTGTGGAAAGCCGCCATATTGCGGCGGGCGGAATTACGCTTGAGCATCTGGCAGCGGAGGTTCGCTCTTCGGACCTACTGCTTGAGGGTTCGATCACCGGAAGCAAACTGGCGCCGAATAGCATTGGCAGTGGCCTGCTGGCAGAAGGCGCCATAGGGGGAGCTGAGCTTCAGGATGAAGCGGTGGACGGCTCGAAGATCGCCCCGTTCTCCATCCACTCCCGCCATCTGGAAGAGGCGAGTGTGCAGAGCCATCATCTTGCCGCTGATACAGTTCAGCCCCATCATCTTGCGGATCATGCGGTTACCTCGCTTAAGCTGTCGCCTGAGAGCGTGACGAGCGATAAGCTTGGCGATTTAGCGGTAACGACCTCCAAGCTCGCGGACGGCAGCGTCGATTCCGCCAAGCTGTCCGTATCGGCTGTTGAGTCCGAGCATTTAGCGCCGGGCTCAGTAGGGAAGGAGGCCATCGCGCCGGGCGCGCTTCAGCCGGAGCATTTGTCCCCGGGCATTGTTGGCGGTGAGCACATCCGCTCCCAGTCCGTCGGCTCCGGTCATCTTCAGCCGGACTCGGTCTCGTCCGCCCAGCTTCAGGACGGCAGCGTCACCGCCGGCAAGCTTGGGGCAGGGACTGTTCGTTCAACGCATTTGGCTGCCGAAGCTGTCAAGGGAGAGCATCTGGCGGAAGGCTCGGTAGAAGGCCGCCATATAGCCGCGGGCGGGATTACGCTTCAGCATCTGTCGGCCGAGGTGCGTTCCTCGGAGCTGCTGCCCGATGGCTCAATTAACGCAAGCAAGCTTGCCCCGAAGAGCATCGGCAGTGACCAACTGGCCGAAGATGCGGTGGGGGGTGAGCAGCTTCAGGAAGAAGCGGTGGACGGCTCGAAGATTGCCCCGTTCTCCATTCAGTCTCACCATCTTGAGGAAGGTATCGTGCAGAGCTACCATCTGGTCGCCGAGGCAGTCCAGATCCATCACCTCGCGGATCAATCGGTTACCTCGCAGAAGCTGTCATCTGAGAGCGTAACAAGCGACAAACTCGGCGGCAGCGCAGTCACGGCCGAGAAGCTCGCGGACGGCAGTGTCCATTCCGCCAAGCTGGCCGATGCAGCCGTTCAATCGAAGCATCTGGCGGAAGGCTCGGTAGAAGGCCGCCATATAGCCGCAGGCGGGGTTACGCTTCAGCATCTGTCGGCTGAGGTGCGCTCCTCGGAGCTGCTGCTGGATGGCTCGATTGCCGCAAGCAAGCTGGCCCCGAAGAGCATCGGCAGTGACCAGTTGGCCGAAGATGCGGTAGGGGGCGAGCAGCTTCAGGAAGAAGCGGTGGATGGCTCGAAGATTGCCCCGTTCTCCATCCAGTCTCACCATCTCGAGGAAGGCAGCGTGCAGAGCTACCATCTGGCCGCCGAAGCGGTTCAGCTCCACCACCTCGCGGATCAATCGGTTACCTCGCAGAAGCTGTCATCTGAGAGCGTAACAAGCGACAAACTCGGCGGCAGCGCAGTCACGGCCGAGAAGCTCGCGGACGGCAGCGTCCATTCCGCCAAGCTAGCGTCATCGGCCGTTCAATCGGAGCATCTGGCGGACGGCTCGGTAGAAGGCCGCCATATAGCCGCAGGCGGGGTTACGCTTCAGCATCTGTCGGCCGAGGTACGCTCCTCGGAGCTGCTGCTGGATGGCTCAATTGATGCAAGCAAGCTGGCCCCGAAGAGCATCGGCAGTGACCAGCTGGCCGAAGGTGCGGTAGGGGGCGAGCAGCTTCAGGAAGAAGCGGTGGACGGCTCGAAGATTGCCCCGTTCTCCATCCAGTCTCACCATCTCGAGGAAGGCAGCGTGCAGAGCTACCATCTGGCCGCCGAAGCGGTCCAGCTCCGTCACCTCGCGGATCAATCGGTTACCTCGCAGAAGCTGTCACCTGAGAGTGTAACAAGCGACAAACTCGGCAGCAGCGCAGTCACGGCCGAGAAGCTCGCGGACGGCAGTGTCCATTCCGCCAAGCTGGCCGATGCAGCCGTGCAATCGGAGCATTTGGCAGACGGCGCGGTAGAAGGCCGCCATATAGCCGCAGGCGGGATTACGCTTCAGCATCTGTCGGCAGAAGTACGCTCTTCGGAGCTGCTGCTGGATGGCTCAATTAACGCAAGCAAGCTGGCCCCGAAGAGCATCGGCAGTGACCAACTGGCCGCAGGTGCGGTGGGGGGCGAGCAGCTTCAGGAAGAAGCAGTGGACGGCTCGAAGATCGCTCCGTTATCCATTCAGTCTCACCATCTCGAGGAAGGCAGCGTGCAGAACTGCCATCTCGCCGCCGAAGCGGTTCAGATCCATCACCTCGCGGATCAATCGGTCACCTCGAAGAAGCTGTCACCTGGAAGTGTAACAAGCGACAAACTCGGCGGCAGCGCAGTAACGGCCGAGAAGCTTGCGGACGGCAGCGTCCATTCCGCCAAGCTGGCCGATGCCGCCGTTCAATCGAAGCATCTGGCGGACGGCTCGGTAGAAGGCCACCATATCACCGCAGGCGGGATTACGCTTCAGCATCTTTCGGCTGAGGTGCGCTCTTCGGAGCTGCTGCTTGATGGCTCGATTGCCGCAAGCAAGCTGGCCCCGAAGAGCATCGGCAGTGACCAGTTGGCCGAAGGTGCGGTAGGGGGCGAGCAGCTTCAAGACGAAGCGGTGGACGGCTCGAAGATTGCCCCGTTCTCCATTCAGACCCGTCATCTGGCGGAAGAGAGCGTACAGAGCTATAACCTTGTGCCCTGCTCCGTCTATGGCGAACACCTGGCCGCATTGGCCGTTCAATCTGAACATTTGTCGGATGACTCGGTGAAAGGCCGCCATATTGCGGCGGGCGAGATTACGCTTCAGCATCTGTCTGAGGAGGTTCGTTCTCCGGAGCTGCTGCCGGGTGGCTCGATTGACGGAAGCAAGCTTGCACCAAAGAGCATCGGCAGTGACCAACTGGCCGAAGGTGCGGTAGGCGGATCGCAGCTTCTGGACGAAGCGGTGGACGGCTCGAAGATCGCTCCGTTCTCCATTCAGTCCAGCCATCTGGCAGAAGAGAGCGTACAGAGCCAGCATCTTGCTCCATCCTCCGTCGGGGGAGAACAACTGATGCGGGAAGCGGTGAGCCCCGAGCATCTGACCTTCAATCCGGTGCGGAGCGCGGGTAACCGGTCGACGCTTCAGCAGTTTGGAATGTCCGCGTTCTTGTTCGCTGCAGGCTCGGATACCGTGGATGTCACCGTGACCTTCGATGAGCCATTCGGCCACACAGGCTATGTAATTGTCGCCATGACCAACCAGCCCTTCTTCTATGTTTCATTAAAAAGCAGGGGAAGCGCAGATGCCGTACTTCAGGTTGTTCGTCTGCGCGAAACTCAGCAATTCTACGGTGTCATTTCCTGGATTGCGATCGGTGCCCCTGCGGCGAAGCCCGCTCCTGAGGACCGGTTATACGATTAA
- the asd gene encoding archaetidylserine decarboxylase (Phosphatidylserine decarboxylase is synthesized as a single chain precursor. Generation of the pyruvoyl active site from a Ser is coupled to cleavage of a Gly-Ser bond between the larger (beta) and smaller (alpha chains). It is an integral membrane protein.), with the protein MVKRLLRLMTELSSHRWISRMMGSFSHSRISRVLIPAFIRTYQIPASEAEKEPGEYATLNEFFSRRLKPGMRTVAVETDAVASPVDAMITAMGGISSGTILNVKGQDYKLEELLNHSPHQELYKKGFFFVLYLSPTDYHRIHSPVTGKLAESDYIRGRCYPVNEFGMRHMKGVLCRNERLITYIDHEYGEVAVVKVGAMNVSGIHYSGESKRAWTIGEDLAYFEFGSTVVLLAESGIFTPRPGLEPGMKVKMGELLGFLRPPE; encoded by the coding sequence ATGGTTAAACGACTGCTGCGGCTGATGACCGAGCTGTCCTCGCACAGATGGATTTCCCGTATGATGGGCTCTTTTTCCCACAGCAGGATCAGCCGCGTGCTTATCCCGGCATTTATCCGGACTTATCAGATTCCCGCCTCGGAGGCGGAAAAAGAACCCGGCGAATACGCCACACTCAACGAGTTCTTCAGCCGGAGGCTGAAGCCGGGTATGCGGACCGTCGCAGTAGAGACGGACGCTGTGGCCAGCCCCGTTGACGCGATGATTACGGCGATGGGCGGCATTTCTTCGGGAACGATCTTGAATGTAAAAGGGCAGGATTATAAATTGGAGGAGCTGCTCAATCACTCTCCTCACCAGGAGCTTTATAAGAAGGGCTTTTTTTTCGTGCTGTATTTAAGTCCGACCGATTATCACCGCATTCATTCTCCCGTTACCGGAAAATTGGCGGAGAGCGACTATATTCGCGGGCGCTGCTATCCCGTCAATGAATTCGGCATGCGGCATATGAAAGGCGTGCTGTGCCGCAACGAGCGGCTCATTACTTATATTGACCACGAATATGGCGAAGTGGCCGTCGTGAAGGTTGGCGCAATGAACGTCAGCGGCATTCACTATTCAGGCGAAAGCAAGCGGGCGTGGACAATCGGCGAGGACCTCGCATACTTCGAGTTCGGCTCGACGGTGGTCCTGCTGGCCGAAAGCGGCATTTTCACTCCCCGCCCGGGACTTGAGCCCGGCATGAAAGTAAAAATGGGCGAGCTGCTCGGATTCCTGCGGCCGCCGGAATAG